The Amycolatopsis coloradensis sequence CGAAGGTGCTCGACGCGCTCGCCGACGAGGTCGGCGCGCTCACGGGCGAGCGTGACTCTTCAGGTGGTCCAGCGCGATCTGGAGCGCGTCGGCGATCGGCGTGACGTCATGGCGCAGGTGGGCCATCAGCAGGCCGCCCTGGACGCAGCTCATCGCGGCTTGCGCGAGCCTGGCCGGGTCGGCGTCCGCGGCGAGTTTCCCCTGCTCCCGCAACGATTCCAGCCCACGCTGGAGATGTGACTCCCATTCGCGGTAGGCCTTGTCCAGCAGCGGCGCCATCTTCGGGTCGTCGCCGAGTTCGCCGGTGAGGTTGCCCAGCGGGCAGGCGATCGGCCCCTTGGCTGTGGTCTGGACAGCCAGGATCTCGCTCGCCCACTGGTCGAAATCGGCCCAGTCGTGCAGCTCGAAGATGGTCGGCTGGTTGCCGAGGATCTTCTCGAGGAAGCGGGCGATGACCGCCTCGACGAGCTGATCCTTGTTCTTGAAGTAGTGGTACATCTGCGATTTCCCGGCGCCGCTCGCCGCGAGCACCTTGTCGACGCTCGTCCCGGCGACGCCGTTGACGTACATCAGCTCCGCCGCCGCGTCGACGATCGCGTCCCTCGTCATCCGCCCCTGCGGGGTCTTCGCCGGTTGACCACTCATGTACCGAATAGTACAGTCGGCCGCACTGTACCGATCAGTACAACCAAGGGAGCTGACCATGGGGGATCTCAACACCGACCTCGCCGAGCTGCGGGAATCCGTCGCGAGCCACGTTCCGGCCGAGGTCGCCGAGGTGCTCAAGGCCGACCGTGCGACGTTCGTAGGGGTGGTCGCCGAGGCGGCCGCGAAGCCGGGAACGGCGATGCCGGACCTCGTGCTGCCGGACGCCGGCGGCGAGCGGGTCCGGGTCGCGGACGGCCCCGCGGTCGTGGTGTTCTACCGCGGCGCGTGGTGTCCGTACTGCAACCTGGCCTTGCGTACGTATCAGCGGGAACTGTTGCCGGAGCTGGAGAACCTGGGTGTGAAGCTGGTCGCCGTCAGCCCGCAGCTGCCGGACGACTCCTTGTCCACGAAGGATCTCGAGTTCACCGTGCTGTCCGATGTGGACAACCAGCTCGGCCGCGCGCTCGGCATCACGTTCCGGCTGGCTCCGGAGACGAAGCCGGCCTTCGACACGCTCATCGGCGACGTCGAGAAGATCAACGGGGCGGCGGAATGGGAGCTGCCCTACCCGACCGTCCTGGTCGTGGACGGCGAGGGGGTCATCCGGTAC is a genomic window containing:
- a CDS encoding peroxiredoxin-like family protein, with amino-acid sequence MGDLNTDLAELRESVASHVPAEVAEVLKADRATFVGVVAEAAAKPGTAMPDLVLPDAGGERVRVADGPAVVVFYRGAWCPYCNLALRTYQRELLPELENLGVKLVAVSPQLPDDSLSTKDLEFTVLSDVDNQLGRALGITFRLAPETKPAFDTLIGDVEKINGAAEWELPYPTVLVVDGEGVIRYIDVHPDYTTRTDPADVLATVKTAITRA
- a CDS encoding TetR/AcrR family transcriptional regulator: MSGQPAKTPQGRMTRDAIVDAAAELMYVNGVAGTSVDKVLAASGAGKSQMYHYFKNKDQLVEAVIARFLEKILGNQPTIFELHDWADFDQWASEILAVQTTAKGPIACPLGNLTGELGDDPKMAPLLDKAYREWESHLQRGLESLREQGKLAADADPARLAQAAMSCVQGGLLMAHLRHDVTPIADALQIALDHLKSHARP